Proteins encoded together in one Penicillium digitatum chromosome 1, complete sequence window:
- a CDS encoding Actin-related protein 2/3 complex subunit 1A, putative — MAAPQVHHLFHAPIADHSFSSDKKTLAVARENNVELYQQSGNKFTLSDELKGHEKTVTSVDIAPKSGRIVTCSQDRNAYVWEQTPTGWKPTLVLLRINRAATFVRWSPSEQKFAVGSGARAIAVCYFEEENDWWISKHIKKPIRSTITTLAWHPNSVLLAAGSTDSHARVFSSFIKGIDTRPEPSAWGERLPFNTICGEYLNDTAGWIQGVAFSPSGNALAFTGHDSSVTVVYPSAPEQPPRAMLNIATRLLPLNSLIWNGETEIIAAGHDCKPFRFRGDENGWQLAGSLENKAGEAGDAREESALNMFRQMDLKGQAQADTKLKSTHQNTVHTIRAHEEANGVVSSFSTSGVDGRVVIWAA, encoded by the exons ATGGCCGCTCCTCAAGTTCACCATCTCTTCCATGCACCAATTGCAGACCACTCTTTTTCATCCGACAAGAAGACACTTGCTGTCGCTCGGGAGAACAATGTGGAACTGTATCAACAATCAGGTAACAAGTTCACGTTGAGCGACGAGCTCAAGGGCCACGAAAAGACGGTCACCAGCGTTGATATCGCTCCCAAGAGTGGTCGAATTGTCACTTGCTCTCAGG ACCGTAATGCCTACGTTTGGGAGCAGACTCCGACCGGATGGAAACCTACTCTGGTCCTTCTCCGAATAAACCGCGCTGCAACTTTTGTGCGCTGGTCTCCGTCGGAGCAGAAGTTCGCCGTCGGCTCCGGCGCTCGAGCGATTGCAGTCTGCTACTTCGAAGAAGAGAACGACTGGTGGATCTCGAAGCACATCAAGAAGCCTATTCGCAGCACTATTACAACCCTGGCGTGGCACCCGAACTCCGTCCTGCTGGCAGCCGGATCGACCGACTCTCACGCCCGAGTCTTCTCGAGCTTCATCAAGGGCATTGATACCCGCCCGGAGCCGAGTGCATGGGGAGAGCGCCTCCCTTTCAACACCATCTGTGGTGAATACCTGAATGATACCGCTGGTTGGATCCAGGGTGTTGCCTTTTCTCCTAGTGGAAACGCGCTCGCCTTTACTGGACACGATAGCAGTGTTACTGTTGTGTATCCCAGCGCCCCGGAGCAGCCCCCGCGGGCGATGTTGAATATCGCGACCCGTTTGCTGCCGCTCAACAGCCTTATCTGGAATGGCGAGACCGAGATCATCGCTGCTGGACAT GACTGTAAGCCTTTCCGTTTCCGCGGCGATGAGAATGGGTGGCAACTTGCCGGCTCTCTGGAGAATAAGGCTGGAGAAGCTGGGGATGCCCGCGAAGAGTCTGCCTTGAACATGTTCCGGCAGATGGACCTCAAGGGCCAGGCCCAGGCGGACACCAAGCTGAAGTCTACCCACCAGAACACTGTTCACACCATCCGGGCCCACGAAGAAGCTAATGGGGTTGTGAGCTCCTTCAGCA CGAGCGGTGTCGACGGTCGTGTTGTCATTTGGGCCGCCTGA
- a CDS encoding U1 small nuclear ribonucleoprotein A, putative, giving the protein MASKSLPARGGPDSKAIATGAPNQTLYCTNLPDRRIQKNDLRTALYALFSTYGTVLDVVTMKTVKMRGQAHIVFKDVQASTQALRALQGFEFFGKQMKIVYAKGSSNVISKLRGTYVAPVEAAPAPVSTDLQKSIFGGPPGALPARPTTEANGEAHGLKRPREEESDNEETPMDEDSDVPMEASSDEE; this is encoded by the exons ATGGCTTCAAAATCATTGCCCGCTCGGGGAGGCCCTGACAGTAAGGCCATTGCTACCGGCGCTCCCAATCAGAC ACTCTACTGCACAAATTTGCCCGACCGAAGGATTCAGAAAAATGATCTCCGAACGGCACTCTATGCCCTGTTCTCTACATACGGCACCGTTCTCGACGTGGTGACCATGAAGACCGTCAAAATGCGAGGCCAGGCCCACATTGTTTTCAAGGATGTCCAAGCTAGTACACAGGCACTGCGGGCTTTACAAGGATTCGAATTCTTCGGGAAACAGATG AAAATTGTTTACGCCAAAGGATCCTCGAATGTCATTTCCAAACTTCGCGGCACATATGTTGCGCCAGTTGAGGCTGCGCCAGCCCCAGTCTCGACAGACCTCCAAAAGTCTATCTTCGGTGGTCCTCCGGGCGCACTCCCCGCCCGACCGACGACCGAAGCTAATGGGGAGGCCCATGGCTTGAAGCGACCGCGTGAAGAAGAAAGCGACAACGAAGAGACCCCGATGGACGAAGATAGCGACGTGCCTATGGAAGCTTCCTCAGATGAGGAGTAA
- a CDS encoding Atg10p, with product MKVFILFTQPLNHIWSLVSDGTSLRITKWVDIPSPRESSALEDLEESQEDEDPEALVRVKPQPSLQIDYDILLSPTYQVPVLYFGLRWHNHGPLGLDEVYQYVVPERYRQELKSVGVMGGISMGYHPDSGAPAFFVHPCNTADAMANIADAQSVTPGSYLLIWLGLVGHCVNLHVPRELFA from the exons ATGAAGGTATTCATTTTATTCACACAACCACTAAACCACATTTGGTCCCTTGTT TCAGATGGAACCAGCCTCAGAATAACAAAATGGGTCGATATCCCTAGCCCGCGAGAATCCTCAGCGCTGGAGGACCTTGAAGAATCACAGGAAGACGAGGATCCG GAAGCCCTCGTTCGCGTCAAACCTCAACCCAGCTTACAGATCGATTATGACATCTTGTTGTCCCCCACATATCAGGTCCCCGTCTTGTACTTTGGCCTCAGGTGGCACAACCACGGCCCACTCGGACTAGACGAAGTCTACCAGTATGTCGTACCGGAACGGTACAGGCAAGAATTGAAGAGTGTGGGTGTAATGGGCGGGATTAGTATGGGT TACCATCCTGACTCTGGCGCCCCGGCCTTTTTTGTCCACCCATGCAACACCGCGGATGCCATGGCGAACATTGCAGACGCACAGAGCGTCACTCCTGGGTCATATCTCCTCATCTGGCTCGGCCTTGTAGGTCATTGCGTGAACCTGCACGTCCCACGCGAGCTTTTCGCTTAG
- a CDS encoding Heat shock protein, putative, whose protein sequence is MAFFTQSGLSPLFLLNDYEAPNHYKSRQCPKSYLCSKPQARSSSFAPAFDVRELTNAYHLDGELPGVDQSNIEIEFTDPHTLVIKGHSGRDYINDDSNDDASSSRSSSPAGWRQATVEDEDAESTSSADTAASNAPSHSAMKDQPHYWAKERSVGDFQRTFSFTARVDQDSVRASLKNGVLSVVVPKEAAPTPKKIRIL, encoded by the coding sequence ATGGCCTTCTTCACACAATCCGGCCTCTCACcactcttcctcctcaatgACTACGAGGCACCCAACCACTACAAGTCTCGCCAATGTCCCAAGTCCTACCTGTGCTCCAAGCCTCAAGCACGCAGCTCCTCCTTCGCACCGGCATTCGACGTGCGCGAGCTGACAAATGCCTACCACCTCGACGGCGAACTCCCAGGCGTGGACCAGAGCAACATCGAGATCGAATTCACCGATCCACACACCCTCGTGATCAAGGGCCACTCAGGCCGTGACTACATCAATGATGACAGCAATGACGATGCCAGCTCAAGTCGCAGCTCGTCTCCTGCAGGCTGGCGCCAAGCCACGGTTGAAGACGAGGACGCAGAGTCGACTAGCTCGGCCGACACCGCTGCCTCCAACGCTCCTTCGCACTCCGCCATGAAGGACCAGCCTCATTACTGGGCCAAGGAGAGGTCGGTCGGTGACTTCCAGCGCACTTTTAGCTTCACCGCGCGTGTTGACCAGGACTCTGTTCGCGCAAGTCTGAAGAATGGTGTCCTATCTGTTGTCGTGCCGAAAGAGGCGGCTCCTACGCCGAAGAAGATTCGGATCCTGTGA
- a CDS encoding Succinate dehydrogenase assembly factor 1-like protein A, mitochondrial, which yields MARLSGLQRDVLSLYRKCLREIRNKPEDSRINFRKYARAEFQKHLSVIDSSSYMLPRESAISDERTVPDPRILGFGDAYTAIVLIGDLQRRRFPRRRNPGTR from the exons ATGGCTCGGCTCTCCGGTCTACAGAGAGACGTTTTGTCTCTATATCGCAAATGCCTGCGGGAGATCCGAAATAAGCCCGAG GACTCCAGGATCAATTTCAGGAAATATGCCCG GGCGGAGTTCCAAAAGCACCTGTCG GTCATCGACAGCTCGAGTTATATGCTACCCCGGGAATCCGCAATATCCGATGAGCGGACGGTGCCAGACCCCAGAATCTTAGGGTTTGGGGACGCCTACACGGCTATAGTGTT AATCGGAGATCTCCAGCGTCGCCGGTTCCCCAGAAGACGGAATCCTGGGACACGTTGA
- a CDS encoding Fumarylacetoacetase, C-terminal-related: MSTFTHLIRFLAKDGQVYYGNAILPSGVSDIAKTTKARVIQGDIFGEYRITEQVADVRMLLAPLARKDIGTVRCLGLNYEQHAKESNMPIPTYPILFYKPITSISGPGDDIPVAQIAQEGEGLDYECELVAVIGKEATNVPESKALEYVLGYAVGNDVSHRDWQIKRGGGQWSLGKGFDGWAPFGPGIVSSEVISDPNNLAISTKLNGQTVQSSSTKDMIFGVAKTIAFLSQGTTLLPGDLIFTGTPQGVGMGRKPPVWLKDGDEVEVALEGVGSCVNRVVFDKPSAKL, translated from the exons ATGTCTACCTTTACT CACCTCATCCGCTTCCTGGCCAAGGATGGCCAAGTCTATTACGGCAATGCTATTCTTCCATCTGGAGTGAGCGATATCGCTAAAACCACCAAAGCCAGGGTCATCCAGGGTGACATCTTCGGCGAATATCGGATTACCGAGCAGGTCGCAGATGTGAGAATGCTCCTCGCACCCCTGGCCCGTAAGGATATCGGCACAGTCCGATGCCTGGGTCTCAACTATGAGCAACACGCCAAGGAGTCCAACATGCCCATTCCTACGTATCCAATCCTGTTTTACAAGCCCATCACCTCGATTTCCGGGCCCGGAGATGATATTCCCGTGGCCCAAATAGCCCAGGAGGGCGAGGGTCTGGATTACGAGTGCGAACTGGTCGCTGTGATCGGCAAAGAGGCCACTAATGTCCCCGAAAGCAAGGCGCTGGAATATGTTTTGGGTTATGCTGTTGGTAACGATGTTTCCCACCGGGATTGGCAGATCAAACGGGGTGGTGGTCAGTGGTCACTAGGTAAGGGCTTCGACGGCTGGGCACCGTTTGGTCCTGGCATTGTTTCTTCCGAGGTGATTTCGGATCCCAACAATTTGGCTATCTCGACCAAGTTGAATGGGCAGACGGTCCAGTCTTCTTCGACGAAGGATATGATCTTCGGCGTGGCAAAGACGATAGCTTTCCTGTCTCAGGGAACTACACTCTTGCCTGGAGATCTGATCTTCACCGGAAC ACCCCAAGGCGTGGGCATGGGCCGCAAGCCTCCTGTCTGGCTAAAGGACGGCGATGAAGTCGAGGTTGCGCTGGAGGGAGTCGGGTCCTGTGTCAACCGAGTGGTCTTTGACAAGCCTAGCGCCAAGCTCTAG
- a CDS encoding Proteasome subunit beta type, which translates to MNHFPEAWGRPRNDVYGAYDHSYLQTTGPKVHTSSPAVTGTSVVAVKFNGGVVIATDNLASYGSLARFSDVKRLRKFGDKAIVGFGGDVSDMQYLDRLLDSMDIKENYSPHGNMLNAKNLHTYLAKVFYKRRSEFNPLWNHVLVAGFDAQGEPFLSSADLLGTTFSAPHLATGFGAHLAVPILRRKFPEGTPLEQVSKEDAIEALKECLKVLFYRDARSTDKYSIAVITKDGIDLKEDEQIQGQSWAFAERIRGYGAQTA; encoded by the exons ATGAACCACTTCCCTGAAGCTTGGGGTCGC CCCAGGAACGATGTCTACGGCGCCTACGACCACTCATATTTGCAGACCACAGGCCCCAAGGTCCATACCTCATCTCCTGCAGTGACGGGGACGTCAGTGGTGGCTGTCAAGTTTAATGGCGGAGTCGTTATAGCTACCGACAACCTGG CCTCCTATGGATCTCTGGCTCGTTTTTCCGACGTGAAGCGTCTGCGTAAATTCGGTGATAAGGCAATTGTTGGCTTTGGCGGTGACGTTTCCGACATGCAATATCTCGACCGTCTCCTCGACTCCATGGATATCAAGGAGAACTACTCGCCTCATGGCAACATGCTCAATGCCAAGAACTTGCACACTTACCTTGCAAAGGTTTTCTATAAACGACGCTCCGAATTCAACCCGCTGTGGAACCATGTCCTTGTCGCAGGCTTCGATGCGCAAGGAGAGCCCTTCCTTAGCTCTGCAGATTTGCTCGGAACGACATTCTCTGCTCCCCATCTGGCTACAGGCTTTGGTGCTCATCTTGCGGTGCCGATCCTGCGCCGCAAGTTCCCCGAGGGCACCCCCCTTGAACAAGTCAGCAAGGAAGACGCAATTGAGGCTTTGAAGGAGTGCTTGAAGGTTCTGTTCTACCGTGATGCACGAAGTACCGACAAGTACTCGATTGCCGTGATCACGAAGGATGGTATTGATTTGAAGGAGGACGAGCAGATTCAGGGTCAGAGCTGGGCCTTTGCCGAGAGAATCAGGGGATACGGCGCCCAAACTGCTTAG